In the Colletotrichum higginsianum IMI 349063 chromosome 7 map unlocalized unitig_7, whole genome shotgun sequence genome, one interval contains:
- a CDS encoding Amino acid transporter: MAVDRQDASVAKDATLSQSDEEQESTRDARVLENLGYKPVLHRTFNVFHNFATTFAALYFIGGVRVTFATGIAAGGNLAYWTSFLVTCVFTFITAAVIAEICSSLPLAGSIYMWAAEAGGPRYGRFFGFIVAWWSTTAWTTFCASNTQSAVNYMLSEIVVFDLDFPSDTSSVKFRAVQWITTEVMLALAAIWNLLPPRYFKWIFYMSTSFVLLDFVLNMIWLPVATSKSEYGFRSAHDAFLTTYNGTGAPAGWNWCLSYLATAGILIGFDASGHVAEETKNASVAAAQGIFWSTVTSGVGGFIVVILFLFCVPDADTFFSFGSTQPFVPLYAAILGERAHIFMNIICIVALWFNTAIAVLAASRLVFAVARDGVLPWSPWVSKVVDGQPRNAVLVVWGVASVITCTILPSSVAFTSLVSAAGVPSAAAYGLICICRLLLTPKHFPKPAWSLGRLSKPFQAIAVLWNGWVVAVLFSPYVFPVEASTLNYAPVIMGIVTIFAILSWWFIPADKWLPSQRIQETLLAGERAAEE; this comes from the exons ATGGCCGTCGATCGCCAAGATGCAAGTGTCGCCAAGGATGCAACGCTCTCCCAGAGCGACGAAGAGCAGGAGTCAACCAGAGACGCGCGAGTCTTG GAAAACTTGGGCTACAAGCCG GTCTTACACAGGACGTTCAATGTTTTCCACAACTTTGCAACAACATTCG CCGCTCTATACTTCATTGGTGGCGTCCGAGTTACCTTTGCCACGGGTATAGCAGCAGGAGGCAATCTCGCATACTG GACGAGTTTCCTGGTGACCTGTGTCTTCACCTTCATCACCGCTGCCGTAATTGCAGAGATTTGCTCCTCGCTCCCTCTTGCAGGATCCATCTACATGTGGGCAGCCGAAGCCGGAGGACCCCGTTACGGCAGGTTCTTCGGCTTCATCGTCGCGTGGTGGAGTACCACAGCCTGGACAACGTTCTGTGCCA GCAACACCCAATCTGCTGTCAACTACATGCTCTCT GAGATTGTGGTCTTCGATCTCGACTTCCCGTCAGACACATCAAGCGTCAAATTCCGGGCTGTCCAGTGGATAACCACAGAGGTGATGCTCGCTCTGGCAGCCATCTGGAATCTCTTGCCCC CACGCTACTTCAAGTGGATCTTCTACATGTCCACCtccttcgtcctcctcgacttTGTCCTGAACATGATCTGGTTGCCCGTTGCAACCAGCAAGAGCGAGTACGGCTTCCGCTCGGCCCACGATGCCTTCCTGACCACCTACAACGGGACGGGCGCCCCGGCGGGCTGGAACTGGTGTCTCTCGTACCTCGCCACGGCCGGTATCCTCATTGGTTTCGACGCTTCCGGACAcgtggccgaggagaccAAGAACGCCAGCGTCGCAGCCGCGCAGGGCATCTTCTGGAGCACGGTCACCAGTGGCGTTGGCGGCTTCATTGTGGTGATCTTGTTTTTGTTCTGCGTT CCCGACGCGGACactttcttctctttcggAAGTACTCAGCCGTTCGTGCCCCTGTACGCAGCCATTCTCGGCGAGAGAGCGCACATCTTCATGAACATCATCTGTATTGTTGCCCTCTGGTTT AATACCGCCATTGCCGTTCTCGCTGCATCGCGTCTGGTCTTTGCGGTGGCCCGCGATGGCGTCCTGCCCTGGTCCCCTTGGGTCtccaaggtcgtcgacgggcagCCGCGTAATGCCGTCTTGGTCGTCTGGGGCGTGGCCTCCGTCATCACCTGCACCATCCTCCCGTCGTCCGTGGCATTCACGTCCCTCGTCTCGGCAGCGGGAGTCCCTTCGGCTGCCGCCTACGGTCTGATCTGCATCTGCCGTCTTCTCTTGACACCGAAGCACTTCCCGAAGCCGGCGTGGAGCCTGGGCCGTTTGAGCAAGCCCTTCCAGGCCATTGCCGTTCTGTGGAACGGATGGGTTGTGGCGGTGCTGTTCTCGCCGTATGTCTTCCCCGTCGAGGCGTCGACTCTCAATTATGCCCCGGTGATTATGGGCATCGTGACCATTTTTGCCATTCTCTCTTGGTGGTTCATCCCTGCCGATAAATGGCTTCCGTCCCAGCGTATCCAAGAAACATTGCTTGCTGGAGAGCGGGCAGCTGAAGAGTAG